In a genomic window of Vigna angularis cultivar LongXiaoDou No.4 chromosome 6, ASM1680809v1, whole genome shotgun sequence:
- the LOC128197556 gene encoding uncharacterized protein LOC128197556, with protein sequence MENQVEVQEGIEADIQQLKGQISRILEALNALQIPGDPSAQRLQQEVPEAQTFPSYGLPPNYTPPSGMDSGHLDTQKVEDNTVEVEDEPGATTFTIPRQIIQPGIESMMMKKQPKTKSPSCVITPGDFKDDRSRLEVLEKRLRAIEGEGSFEFEDAKKLCLVHDVVIPPRFRMPEFEKYRGNTCPRGHITMYCRKMAAYVHDEKLLIHFFQESLTGMALTWYMRLESTHIYSWKDLVNAFLKQYEYNKYLTLDRLQLQNVVKKESESFREYAQRWRESAAQVEPPLSDKEMTIIFLNTLQTPFYEHMIGSVSLSFTDIVVIGERVESGIRSGKIALGPELVASLNGYGLRHEKGKKRRANSHFTAYPQMSHSYGSSRATERRNYNRDERVANFTPIPMTYTELLPDLLRRNLMKICPTRPIRPPYPKNYDVNARCDYHAGTCGHSTEACKALKHKVQFLIDSGCLKFEEM encoded by the coding sequence atggagaaccaagtaGAAGTTCAAGAAGGAATAGAAGCCGATATCCAACAGCTGAAAGGACAAATCAGTCGAATCTTAGAAGCCCTGAATGCCTTACAAATCCCCGGAGATCCATCCGCACAAAGACTACAACAAGAAGTTCCAGAAGcacaaactttcccttcctatggtcttcCCCCGAATTATACTCCACCCTCAGGAATGGACTCGGGCCATCTTGACACTCAAAAGGTCGAAGATAATACAGTTGAGGTAGAAGACGAGCCTGGGGCAACCACTTTCACAATTCCTAGGCAGATTATCCAACCAGGTATTGAAAGCATGATGATGAAAAAACAACCTAAGACGAAGTCTCCATCTTGTGTCATTACACCAGGAGATTTTAAAGATGATAGGAGCAGATTAGAAGTCCTTGAGAAGAGGTTGAGAGCCATAGAGGGtgaaggaagttttgaatttgaagatgCTAAAAAACTGTGTTTAGTTCATGATGTGGTGATACCTCCAAGGTTCAGGATGCCAGAATTTGAGAAATATCGGGGAAATACTTGCCCGAGGGGCCATATAACTATGTACTGCAGGAAAATGGCAGCTTATGTCCACgatgaaaaacttttgattcattTCTTTCAAGAAAGTTTAACTGGCATGGCTCTAACTTGGTACATGCGTTTGGAATCGACTCACATCTACTCATGGAAAGATCTGGTTAACGCATTTCTAAAGCagtatgaatataataaatatctaaCACTTGACAGATTACAACTGCAAAACGTAGTGAAGAAAGAGTCTGAATCATTCAGAGAATATGCCCAAAGGTGGAGAGAAAGTGCTGCTCAAGTAGAACCGCCTCTGAGCGACAAGGAGATGACTATCATATTTTTGAATACTTTGCAAACCCCATTTTATGAACACATGATAGGCAGCGTTTCCTTAAGTTTTACTGACATAGTAGTAATTGGAGAGAGGGTTGAGAGTGGCATAAGAAGTGGAAAAATTGCACTCGGCCCAGAGCTAGTAGCCAGTCTAAACGGGTATGGTCTTAGACATGAGAAAGGTAAGAAGCGAAGAGCTAATTCCCATTTTACTGCCTATCCTCAAATGTCACATTCCTATGGGTCTAGTCGAGCCACTGAACGAAGAAATTACAATCGTGATGAGAGGGTCGCCAATTTCACTCCTATCCCCATGACCTATACGGAGTTACTACCAGATCTTCTCCGTAGAAACCTCATGAAGATTTGTCCAACTAGGCCTATACGACCTCCGTACCCAAAGAACTATGACGTAAATGCCAGGTGTGATTATCATGCAGGAACGTGTGGACATTCAACTGAGGCATGCAAGGCTCTAAAGCATAAAGTGCAATTTTTGATCGATTcaggatgtttaaagtttgaagaaatgtAA